The following is a genomic window from Engystomops pustulosus chromosome 11, aEngPut4.maternal, whole genome shotgun sequence.
CGTTGCATCATGATGGGAAATTAATATCAGAAATTTAGGGGTTCAACAAGTAGGACCCCCCCACTGTCCGAGAATCCAAGTGGATACCAGCAGTGCAGGAACAGAACCAACCTGCAGAAGTCCAGAGACGCAGATTGTGGCTACTCCATCTACTTGCTGCATGAGAAGCCCGTAATACAATTTATATTGTGGATGCAGATTGCAATGAAAGGCCAAATATTACAGAAGAATTTGAGAAAGTTATAAGTGTCCTTTAAATGGACATTAAAAGTATTCAAGCGTGAACAACCATTATTGGTCTCAGGGACGCATTATCacactgctcaactttaagggacTGCACTAGTAACCAGCACGCCAGATTGGcaaacaaccacagtacagcacgcTGATGTATTGCTacgcagtgaatacaggagcagacaataacagtggagaccccagagcaaacatGGCAATAATGGAGTGACCTCCGAGCACACAATACTATTACTACTCTCCTTTCTtggctcctcttctgctccctgcaccacactggtTCTATGCAGCGGAATCCGGACCCAGAGCAGAATGgcgccaggagcaggagaggacccagagtAGTACAGTACTTCACTGCATAACGCTGAAATAGTACTATGCAGTGAATATAGGAGCCGCCAGGTGACCACCGGGTctgtaggggttaatcagagctgccagCTCTtagtaactggggctcttataaggcaggaggccatggataagaaatataagattcCCACAGTCTCGTTGCCtggagaaagtgtccctggtttatcaggatggatgcaTGACAGGAGAGTTGGGTTTGTGGTCATCTGTACTTGCCTCCTCTCTTACACGGCTCGTGTTCTGTCCTTACAGACCGGAATGGTTATAGTGCCAGTCCTAGCAAATATCGGATGTCTAGAAGATCTGTCAATGAAGCCCAATCGTGAAGAGGTAAGTACTGCACTATGAGAGCCCATTCAGATGGGTGCGTCCATTGCGTGACGTGTGATATCCACGTGCAgtctgtgctatataaataaagaattattattattgtatccaCATCCTTTTTAATCACATCCTCAAAAACAGGAGGAGTTTCTTATTTACTTTCTGCCCGTCTGGTTGCCTAGAAACATTTGAGGAAAAAACAAAGCACATTTGGATGTCATCCATGTGCCGTCCGTTTTTTTGtcagatccattgacttctatctgaatttgagaaaaaaaaaagtggactGACCCATAGACATCAACGCGTCATTAtacaatctgcaaaaaaaaaacaaaaaaacggatAGCATGTGGATGTCAGAAacgtgtgaatgagccccaatACAGATCTTATTAGTACTTTTTAAAATCCTCAGATGTACAGCAAGTCGTAACCTTGGGCAGGTTTTTCATTTGAGGTGTGCTAGAGGATTCAGTCCTACTTTCCATGCTCACGCACACGAcagccgtggggggggggggtgatgcggcccccatagaggtctaaaGCACCCGGTCACGGTGGGGAGAGCGCACTTGGGGGTGGGGATTTATCATGGCTGAAAAGAGTCTACGTCGGGAATTGTGACTTCTCTGCGCCGGGCCATGCAGTGTTGTGCGCCAGGTCAGAGCTGGTGTAGGAGTGAACACTGGAGCCCCCTAATagagccagtgtatgataaatgtgtcccacCGCACCACAACCCAGCAGGGCGCTCACCCCTCTTACACCCAGCCGTGTGCTGGCTCGGCTCATGTACAACGCATTCCTGGGCCACTTGCGCGCCATTGTGAGCACGCATCCCTCGTCTGTGTGTATGAGCAGACTCCCTGAGCAGCAAActctagagcaggtcctattcctgccgggGTTTGCGGCTCGGGAGGTCCGGTGTCTGTTGTCCGATATTGCACACACATACAGGTCTGGTGCCGATACTCCTTCTGCTTTTTGATAACTGCTGCACTGGAGGAATCTGTTGTATTTTAGGTCCTAATATTtggcagctctgcgtaatctgtgagcgctatataattattattactaatagTCCTATTCATGATCTCCTGCCTTTAGGTGGAGTCGCTCCTCACTCTCCCGCTGTCCCTGGCCTGTACAAGCTCCATTCGTGGTTACACCTGCTTCCGCCAGGGAGGGCGCTACGCCTACACTCTGCCAGTCTTCCGCCTCCCAGGACACAACGTGTGGGGGCTCACAGCCATGATGACAGACTCTGCCCTTTCCTTGTTATTCCCCGGCTCCTATCACAGTGTCCTTAGTGGCTCTCGCGCCCGGTGACCCTCTCCTTCATCTGGATAAACCTACGAGCTGTGATACAGGAAGTGGAAAAGTAAAATTAAAGATTTTCTTGTTTCCTTGAGACTGCAGTCGGCTTAGAAAGTTTGGATTTATTAGCAGGTACAGAGGTTCACACAGTATTTCCTCTTATAAATAAATCAGACGTCTCTCTGCAGTCCCTCAGCTGCCGGCTCGCTGTCCCTCAGTTGCCGGCTCGCTGTCTCTCCGCTTTATCAAACTGTTTCATGCGTTCCTCCAGCTCGGGCCGGAAGTGGCGGATCAAACCCTGCAAGGAAAAAAAAGGGATTGAGTGTCCAATCAGATCACTGCTTTTAAAGTGTTCCCCAAACTATTCCCTAccaggtgttttttttaaataaaacgtgACTCGTCACCGGGTTTTgctccactaaactaccagcccctcagGTAGGAGATAAAATGTCtgcaattccctcttttatgtgaaattccaTCCATATACTTATGAAAACCCTTTCCCAAAAGTGAGGCAAATATGACTCCTGTGAAaacgagatgagtcaagttttgtgGTTGCAAGAGAAGTGTCACTAAGAAGCCcctgggatgagaagagtcatatttccctGACTTTAATAGGTAAACGGGCAAAATTtgacataaaaaagggaattctagaaaggacatttaataCCCAACATGACAGGACTAGTAGTTTAAGGAGAATCTGTCACAAGGTTTTATCCAACtaaaagaaaatctaacatcaaaatccaacatgataaaccagggacacttactcatagatcctgtgactgtggtaatcctcttatagtTACTataagcctccttccttctaaaatcaacttttacttaaaaatttaattatgctaatgagcctaaggagCTCGAGGGGTGGGTGGTCCAGAGCCCTCAATGATGTCTCTACAGACAGgccgttacaatgagcagagcaggtcctcCCTATACACTTACTGCTGCTGCACGATTACACAGGCAAAAGAACGAGGGAGAGAcatattctgctcattgtaacagcctgtaaacctGCAACACTGAgatgctctggtaacacccactagAGCCCCTTAGCCTTTTTGACATATCTATAAAGGCTCGTTTtagaaggaggaggccatggataatgtctctggtttatcaggatagattttgatgggagatttgcACATTTGTCAGTAAATTTGACCAAAACACTGCAATATTAGTATATACGACAGGTGTGTTGCATTTTACCTGCACGGGCCAAGCGGCTCCATCCCCTAGGGCGCAGATGGTGTGGCCTTCTATCTGCTTGCTGATCTCCCACAACATGTCGATCTCATCCGGACGGGCATTTCCCTGGCACATTCGCCACATCATTTTGTTCATCCAGTCAACACCTGGTAACAGTTCACACAAAGCAGCTCAGGTAACCACTAGCACGTTATGAAAAGTCCATTATAAAAGCCAAAATATTGGAAGgagctctgtttaaccccttcatgaccaggTAAATTTTTGCGGTTCTGTTCTGTGcgtctttaaccggttcgcgaccgcccgccgtgtattcacggcggcggtcgcgtcgcgcagcatggagagggctcacgggctgagccctcttcatagccggtaagtctttgctgcatattgctagcaccgatcgcaggtgtttttacagcgtgggctgccggcagcctcaaacagatagcggcgcatgggcgccgccatcttacctgggatcgccgctccccgtgacgtcatcggggggcggcgatccgtctccatggtagcctcgggtcttccgaagacccgaggctatttcgttttaaccccttcattacaatgtgctgatagcacattgtaatgaatgaggaagaaaatccccatatactttcATACTGTAGTGAtggtatgataggatcgatcaaacatcctagggttaaagtaccctagggagtctgaaaaatagtataaataaaaataaaaaaaagaaaaaaaaaattataataaaaaacctaaaatttaaaatcacccccccctttccctagaactgacataaatataaataaacagtaaaaatcataaacacattaggtatcgacgcgtctgaaaatgcccgatctatcaaaatatgataacggtttttcaatgcgtttaaccccgtaacggaaaatagcacccaaagtcgaaaatggcactttttgccattttgaaaaatctaaaaaaatctataaaaagtgatcaaaaggtcgtacagtcctaaaatttggtatccccttaatcgtaccgacccaaagaataaagtagacatgtcatttggggtgctcagtgaaagacgtaatatccaagcccacaagaaaatggcgcaaatgcgttttttcaccattttcattgcatttggaatttttttcccgcttccgagtacatggcatggaatatttaataccatcattatgaagtgcaattcgttacgcagaaaacaagacgtcacacagctctttacgtgtaaaaataaaaaagttatagatttttgaaggtggggagtgaaaaatggacatgaaaaaacaggaaagggcccggtccttaaccggttaaatgacgagatctttggaaaagctttacacaTCGTGACAATTTTTACTCCGTTTTATTTTCCGTGACGTGAGACTTTCCTcctctgatcatgggtgttacagaTGGGTGTCCGCTGTAATATACAGTGGATGGACACCCACACCTTCTGGCACCATCTCCGATCAGGGTCCGGTAACAAAAGCTGGAGGTCGTGGATAACAGTGGATGTCTCTGGTTCTGTAAAGCCTCCATACACTGATACTATATTAAAGGGGACATGcttctgtttaatatgacatctatgttgtgtttctaggtgccagggctcAGTAGATCTATCtgtttgaagttggccactgtcatgacaTCTATACACATGGAATCGGCATGGGGCGTGTGGTATCTTTAGACACCTGTCCCAATACCAGAGATGACCCTACATTATAACAATGGGCACTGAACTCACAGAGCTTTGAATAAACTTTGATTTGTAAAATCCCATCCACGGCCCTCGTATGCTGCAGTAAatgggaaatatatatatatatatatataatattggcTACTTCCTTCCAAAAATCGCGGTCTGTGCCGCGCATATGTAAGGAGATGAATAGAGCTTAGGGCAATGCCAGGCTCTATCCATTGTCACGGCTGTTTTTGGAAATGATCAGACCCCTTTTTaaccctctggacaacccctttaagctgctgGATTTGACTGTATGCAGAAAGCACAAAAAATTTTGATAACATAAGTCCCAAACTTACCTTCCCTACAGGGGGTGCACTGACCACAACTTTCATGTTTATAGAACTCTATAAGACGAGCGATGGCGCGTACAATGTCGGTCTGTAACACAAGAGGCGACATCCTGCAGGTCAGTATCTCGCAGACGGGTCCATCGGACACTTGGGGTTTTGTACACTCACCGACTTATTCATCACGATGACGGCTGCCGTGCCCAGGCCGGTCTGTGCCTGTATCAGAGCATCAAAATCCATGAGCACGTCATCACACACTGAGCGGGGGATGAGGGGAGTGGACGAACCTCCGGGGATTATGGCCAACAGGTTGTCCCAGCCGCCGGTGACACCACCTACAGGCACCGGACAGGTCAGTAATGTGTACAATGTCCACACAGCTGCGTCTACCTACCACATTCACCTACCTGcatgtctttctatcagctctttCAGTGGGATGGACATCTCCTCCTCAACGGTGCAAGGATTGTTGACATGTCCAGAGATATTGAAAAGTTTGGTTCCAGAATTTCTTTCCCGGCCAAAAGCAGCGAACCAGGATCCACCACGGCGGCAGATAGTAGGGGCCACGGACACAGTTTCCACATTAGCGACTGTTGTGGGGCAGCCAAAAACACCTACAAGAAAACAAGGTCATCACTGTCGGCATCAgggaaccccttaaaggggttttcccatgaacaaaagttaggccctatccatggaacattaacttgctgatcagtgggggtctcaatgccgagacccccacagatcacgaaaatgatgGGTCCCTCCGtcaaactaatggagcagacagccgcgcatgaccgttctgctccattcatctcaatggagctgacagaaactGCAGAGCGCTGCACtcacccctcttttttttttgtgatctgtggggtctcatcaatgagacccccaccgatcagcaagttaggccctatcgcgTCTATATCCGATCTATCAAGATATTATATCTGGATAGATGGGATATTTTGGGAGGCGGTGATTTtacgtttatgattttacttgtatatttttatatcagttctagggaaagggggagggggggtttgaACTTTTCAAATTagaatttttcagaccccctaggatactttgatcctactatatactgccatactacagtacagcagtatatggggattttccacatcatctattacagcaTGCAAGTCAAACGTTGTAATAGATATGcttagaagaggacctgtcacccaaagaAATGTTTTTGTGCAGGGTCCGActgagcagtaacagcccctttaggtgcacatgttttgtacaagcagtttgcacgttctctctggtgcaaagtcagacagaaaactggcgcaggggctttaataaatgtgtcccataatgttttatttatttcatgGACCTGTTACGCACCAGTCTTGGTTGTGTGTTAGTCCACAAAGGATTGGACATGCTGAAATCCAACAGTCCAGTCCTTTTCATCCTTCATATTTGCTTATTCTGTAAAGACTAATAACATAAGATTCCTACCAACGTCTGCGGGGAAAGGAGGCTTGAGCCGGGGCTTTCCTTGCTTTCCTTCGATACTCTCTATCAAGGCCGTCTCTTCACCACAGATATAGGCACCGGCTCCCCTGACCACGAACACATCAAAGTCATATCCCGAGCCGCAGGCGTTGCGTCCAATAAGACCGGCTGCATACGCTTCCTggatcgccacctgttacaaatcCAGCATCAAGAGCATTCAGGGAGGAGTATTTTCACCCTCAGGATATTAGAGCGACAATTCCAGGATTATTATTACATCTCTAATTTAAAAGTGTTCCAGGGCGTGAGTAATAAACaaagagaaagaaaagaaagggcCACGTTGGTGCATGGCGGCTTCCAGCAGATCCCGGATGATGGGAGCAGAGGTCACACCAACATTTTTCCagtagggtaataatactcctcttaccaatTTTGATGAGTATTTTTTCCTTGGCATATGTAGGGTTAATAAATGCCTATTTATACAAGATGATGATTACAGCCAGTGGGTCCTGTGCTCCAATAGCCGACTACGGCAATTCTAATgatcttacatcatacattaGTCTGTGTTCACACATCGTAACCAGCACCCCACCCCAGACTATGGACGACCGCACTTACCCACAAAACTGGACtatttaaaaggaaacctaccatcaggattgTATCTTTTAAGGTAGATGTAATGGAAAGTTCCCAGTAATATCCTAAACCCTAAACTATCTTTTCCTTATCCTATAACAAATTCTACCTGCGTGCGGCCAAGGTGAATCTGGCGCACTGTCAGCGGGAGGCAAGGAGGGATCactgaggctactggggtggcGAGTAGCCTTCGCTCCCCGGAGAGGACACttcaccccccagtagcctctgcagaaaattaacatattagttaAATAAACTTACAATAAGGTTAGAAAGTGTCATAGAATTAGGAAAGGATAGTTTAGGGTTTAGGATGTTACTAGGAACCGACCATCACTTCTACCTATTAGGTACATTCTCTCACTCCCACAG
Proteins encoded in this region:
- the NDUFV1 gene encoding NADH dehydrogenase [ubiquinone] flavoprotein 1, mitochondrial, with product MMLSLRHLLRSSIPSSTPAVSLVRFNATAPEQAPKKTKFGPLSDEDRIFTNLYGRHDWRLKGAQSRGDWYKTKEILLKGVDWILGEIKASGLRGRGGAGFPTGLKWSFMNKPSDGRPKYLVVNADEGEPGTCKDREIMRHDPHKLVEGCLVAGRSMGARAAYIYIRGEFYNEASNLQVAIQEAYAAGLIGRNACGSGYDFDVFVVRGAGAYICGEETALIESIEGKQGKPRLKPPFPADVGVFGCPTTVANVETVSVAPTICRRGGSWFAAFGRERNSGTKLFNISGHVNNPCTVEEEMSIPLKELIERHAGGVTGGWDNLLAIIPGGSSTPLIPRSVCDDVLMDFDALIQAQTGLGTAAVIVMNKSTDIVRAIARLIEFYKHESCGQCTPCREGVDWMNKMMWRMCQGNARPDEIDMLWEISKQIEGHTICALGDGAAWPVQGLIRHFRPELEERMKQFDKAERQRAGN